A DNA window from Pseudarthrobacter sp. W1I19 contains the following coding sequences:
- the sucB gene encoding 2-oxoglutarate dehydrogenase, E2 component, dihydrolipoamide succinyltransferase: MSESVNLPALGESVTEGTVTRWLKQVGDRVEVDEPLLEVSTDKVDTEIPSPVAGVIEEILVAEDETAEVGAPLVRIGDGSGGGAAAAPAEEAPAQEAPAAAPAEETPAQEAPAQSAPAQEAPAAPAAGGGEGHEVTLPALGESVTEGTVTRWLKAVGDSVEVDEPLLEVSTDKVDTEIPSPVAGTLQEIRVNEDETAEVGSVLAVIGSGAAAAPAEAPAAPAPAQEAPAQEAPKAEAPKAEAPAPQAAPAPAAAPAPAAAPAPAAAPAPAAAPAAAEAASSNGGSESGYVTPLVRKLANQHGVDIASLSGTGVGGRIRKQDVIAAAEAKAAPAAAPAAAPAASAPAASNAAVSSLRGTTQKAPRIRQVIARRMRESLEISTQLTQVHEVDMTKVAKLRARAKDSFQAQNGVKLTFLPFIAKAVAEALKQHPKLNAAYDEAKQEITYHNAEHLAIAVDTDKGLLVPVISDAGNLNLAGLAGKIADVASRTRDGKIGPDELSGGTFSITNIGSVGALFDTPIINQPQVGILGTGAIVKRAVVVADENGDDSIAIRSMMYLSLTYDHRLVDGADAGRFLQTLKARLEEGAFEADLGL, from the coding sequence ATGTCTGAATCCGTTAACTTGCCCGCCCTCGGTGAGAGCGTCACCGAAGGAACCGTCACCCGCTGGCTCAAGCAGGTAGGTGACCGGGTAGAGGTGGACGAGCCGCTGCTCGAAGTCTCCACCGACAAAGTAGACACTGAAATCCCCTCTCCTGTAGCTGGCGTGATTGAGGAAATCCTGGTTGCCGAGGACGAGACTGCCGAGGTTGGCGCTCCCCTGGTCCGCATCGGCGACGGCTCCGGCGGCGGCGCCGCCGCTGCACCCGCCGAGGAAGCTCCCGCACAGGAAGCACCCGCTGCCGCCCCCGCCGAAGAAACCCCGGCACAGGAAGCACCCGCACAGTCTGCCCCTGCCCAGGAAGCACCGGCAGCCCCGGCAGCCGGCGGCGGCGAAGGCCACGAGGTCACCCTCCCGGCCCTGGGTGAAAGCGTCACCGAAGGCACCGTCACCCGCTGGCTGAAGGCCGTGGGCGATTCCGTTGAGGTTGACGAGCCCCTGCTGGAAGTTTCCACCGACAAGGTGGACACCGAAATCCCGTCCCCCGTTGCCGGCACGCTGCAGGAAATCCGCGTCAACGAGGACGAAACCGCAGAGGTCGGTTCCGTCCTGGCCGTCATCGGCTCCGGTGCAGCCGCTGCCCCCGCCGAAGCGCCCGCCGCCCCCGCACCGGCCCAGGAAGCACCGGCACAGGAAGCACCCAAGGCTGAAGCGCCGAAGGCCGAAGCACCTGCCCCGCAGGCCGCTCCCGCACCGGCCGCCGCGCCTGCTCCGGCAGCAGCGCCGGCACCCGCCGCAGCGCCGGCACCCGCCGCAGCACCTGCGGCAGCCGAGGCAGCATCCTCAAACGGCGGATCCGAGTCCGGCTACGTCACTCCCCTGGTCCGCAAGCTGGCCAACCAGCACGGCGTGGACATTGCCTCGCTCTCGGGCACCGGCGTAGGTGGACGCATCCGCAAGCAGGACGTCATCGCAGCCGCCGAGGCCAAGGCCGCACCGGCCGCAGCTCCGGCAGCGGCACCGGCCGCATCTGCTCCCGCAGCGTCCAACGCCGCAGTTTCCTCGCTGCGCGGCACCACGCAGAAGGCACCGCGCATCCGCCAGGTCATCGCCCGCCGCATGCGCGAATCCCTGGAGATCTCCACCCAGCTGACGCAGGTCCACGAGGTGGACATGACCAAGGTGGCCAAGCTCCGTGCCCGCGCCAAGGACTCGTTCCAGGCGCAGAACGGCGTCAAGCTGACCTTCCTGCCGTTCATCGCCAAGGCAGTTGCCGAGGCCCTCAAGCAGCACCCCAAGCTCAACGCTGCCTACGACGAGGCCAAGCAGGAAATCACCTACCACAACGCCGAGCACCTGGCCATTGCCGTGGACACGGACAAGGGCCTTCTGGTTCCGGTCATTTCCGACGCCGGCAACCTGAACCTCGCCGGACTGGCCGGCAAGATCGCCGACGTTGCCAGCCGCACCCGCGACGGTAAGATCGGCCCGGACGAGCTGTCCGGCGGTACCTTCAGCATCACCAACATCGGTTCGGTCGGGGCCCTGTTCGACACCCCGATCATCAACCAGCCGCAGGTGGGCATCCTGGGCACCGGCGCCATCGTCAAGCGCGCCGTGGTGGTTGCCGACGAGAACGGTGACGACTCGATCGCCATCCGCTCCATGATGTACCTGTCACTGACGTACGACCACCGCCTGGTGGACGGCGCGGACGCCGGCCGGTTCCTCCAGACCCTGAAGGCACGCCTTGAAGAAGGCGCCTTCGAAGCGGACCTGGGGCTGTAA
- a CDS encoding OsmC family protein, translating to MAATRTAHTVWNGDLMTGSGNTTLDSSGLGTYEVTWKARTEAAGGKTSPEELIAAAHSACFSMAFSHALAQAGHSPEEVNTKADVTFVPGTGITGSHLTMSARIPGISEDEFQKIAAEAKVGCPVSGALASIDITLDATLQS from the coding sequence ATGGCAGCAACACGCACCGCGCACACCGTATGGAACGGCGACCTGATGACGGGTTCCGGAAACACCACGCTGGACAGCTCCGGCCTTGGTACCTACGAGGTCACGTGGAAGGCCCGCACCGAGGCTGCCGGCGGCAAGACCAGCCCGGAAGAACTCATTGCGGCAGCCCACTCGGCCTGTTTCTCCATGGCCTTCAGCCACGCACTTGCCCAGGCCGGACATTCCCCGGAGGAAGTCAATACCAAGGCTGATGTCACCTTCGTACCGGGCACCGGCATCACCGGAAGCCACCTGACCATGTCCGCACGGATCCCCGGCATCTCCGAGGACGAGTTCCAGAAGATCGCAGCAGAAGCAAAGGTTGGTTGCCCCGTCTCCGGCGCCCTCGCCAGCATCGACATCACCCTGGACGCCACGCTGCAGTCCTAG
- a CDS encoding S41 family peptidase: protein MTSSSYFRYPHLHGDLVTFVAEDDVWIAPLDGGRAWRVSSLQLPARNPRFTPDGQRLVWTVVQGTAPEVVSAAVDGGDYRQLTYFGHSTTKVKGFTASGSVVVTSAFRQAESRHTHAYSVPLDGGWAEELPFGPVESVAFGPEVGDERPVVLGSVLSREPAWWKRYRGGTAGKLWIDNDGNGEFERLLPDLDGNLADPMWVDGRIAFLSDHEGYGNLYSVLPNGKDLQRHTDHEDFYVRHASTDGKRIVFESAGELWMLSGLGADAVRLDITLGSASQSRRPALLNTAKHLGEAVPDAAGSASAVEAHGTISWLRHKDGPSRIIEATPGVRARLPRPLNNGRLAYVADHDGVEALFIKDIAGPVPGTAAAPSAATPAGPPDAGAAAPAQGRDEEHAPLPQPVPAAGAAVLAANTAQTAVRDDQQADVAPEEASSPGNATAGPPVQAETLRISFPRPTRTSSLEASPDGNWLALGTSFGEVYAADTRTGELTLVASIGEGTVSDLAWSTDSEWLVWSEPVTSFGSRSRLRLAKVADPGASPVDVTDGRFRDTSPAFTPDGKFLAFLSNRSFDPVYDGHSFDLSFPSPIKPYLVALAADTPSPFGPSVDPDAGEAEAAKAEPKQDDAAAPEVIVDAEGLAHRVIGVPVPQGNYTSLKAADGALLWLDWALAGVTGDGKASQEDKDARPSLSRFDLARRKQTTLVESLDSFRLSGDCSKVVLISEKKVTVVPADKKVDEESGDLVKVDLGRVRVMMEPLRVWGQAFDEAWRLQRDFFWAEDMAGQDWESIHKRYRPLVDRLGSHDDLVDLLWELHGELGTSHAYVKPAPVTENGSHGQGRLGADLSLTPAGWEITRILAGESSDPLATSPLTRPGVGAKAGDILLAIDGVPLSGSVTPAMQLVGAAGRAVELTLLNGAAHGERAGTQRRVAVVPVKDEERLRYQEWVASNRRTVREASGGTFGYLHIPDMMANGWAQLHRDLDTETALDGLIVDVRRNRGGHTSQLVAELIGRKVTGWSMPRGEKPRTYPHHAPRGPVIILADEFAGSDGDIITQVSKLRGIGPVIGTRTWGGVVGIDNRFALADGTGVTQPRYANWFSGGVGWGVENYGVDPDIEVAYPPHAYAAGRDPQLEYGIGALKEMVQELPTDRPPAREGYRRLRPAPLPARRPGSRQP from the coding sequence ATGACCTCTTCGAGCTACTTCCGTTACCCGCACCTTCACGGCGATCTGGTCACCTTCGTGGCCGAGGACGACGTGTGGATTGCACCCCTGGACGGCGGCCGCGCATGGCGTGTCTCCTCGCTCCAGCTGCCTGCCCGCAACCCCCGTTTCACCCCCGACGGGCAGCGGCTGGTGTGGACGGTGGTGCAGGGAACGGCGCCGGAGGTAGTGTCCGCGGCAGTGGACGGCGGGGACTACCGGCAGCTGACGTACTTTGGCCACAGCACCACCAAAGTCAAAGGCTTCACCGCCAGCGGCTCAGTGGTTGTCACCAGCGCGTTCCGGCAGGCCGAAAGCAGGCACACACACGCCTACAGCGTTCCGCTCGACGGCGGCTGGGCGGAAGAACTGCCGTTCGGCCCGGTGGAGTCGGTGGCCTTCGGCCCCGAGGTTGGCGATGAGCGGCCCGTAGTGCTGGGCAGCGTGTTGTCCCGCGAGCCCGCCTGGTGGAAGCGCTACCGCGGAGGCACTGCAGGAAAGCTCTGGATCGACAACGACGGCAACGGTGAGTTTGAGCGCCTGCTGCCGGACCTGGACGGCAACCTCGCCGACCCCATGTGGGTGGACGGGCGGATTGCGTTCCTGTCTGACCACGAGGGTTACGGCAACCTGTATTCGGTGCTGCCCAACGGAAAAGACCTGCAGCGCCACACGGACCACGAGGACTTCTATGTCCGCCACGCCAGCACGGACGGCAAGCGGATCGTCTTCGAGTCTGCGGGTGAGCTGTGGATGCTTTCCGGGCTCGGGGCCGACGCGGTGCGGCTGGACATCACTTTGGGGTCAGCCTCGCAGTCGAGGCGGCCGGCACTGCTTAATACAGCCAAACACTTAGGCGAGGCAGTCCCGGACGCTGCCGGCTCGGCCAGTGCGGTGGAAGCCCACGGCACCATCTCCTGGCTCCGCCACAAAGACGGTCCATCGCGCATCATTGAAGCTACACCAGGGGTCCGCGCGCGCCTGCCGAGGCCGCTGAACAACGGACGGCTGGCCTACGTCGCCGATCATGACGGCGTCGAAGCGCTGTTCATCAAGGATATTGCCGGGCCCGTCCCCGGCACCGCCGCCGCACCCTCCGCAGCCACACCCGCCGGACCTCCGGACGCTGGGGCAGCCGCCCCGGCGCAGGGCCGCGACGAGGAGCACGCGCCTTTGCCGCAGCCGGTCCCTGCTGCCGGCGCTGCAGTCCTGGCCGCGAACACAGCACAGACCGCCGTCCGGGACGACCAGCAGGCAGACGTTGCTCCGGAGGAAGCGTCTTCGCCTGGGAACGCGACGGCCGGGCCACCTGTGCAGGCCGAAACGCTGCGCATCAGTTTTCCGCGCCCCACCCGGACCAGTTCGCTGGAGGCAAGCCCGGACGGCAACTGGCTTGCGCTGGGCACATCATTCGGCGAGGTTTATGCGGCCGATACGCGGACCGGCGAACTGACCCTGGTGGCCAGCATCGGCGAAGGCACCGTTTCGGACCTCGCCTGGTCCACGGACTCCGAGTGGCTGGTATGGTCCGAGCCGGTCACCTCTTTCGGTTCGCGCAGCCGGCTCCGGCTGGCAAAGGTTGCTGATCCGGGGGCCAGCCCGGTGGACGTCACTGACGGCCGGTTCCGGGACACGTCTCCCGCCTTCACTCCGGACGGGAAGTTCCTGGCCTTCCTGTCCAACCGCAGCTTCGACCCCGTCTACGACGGGCACTCCTTCGACCTCTCCTTCCCCAGCCCCATCAAGCCCTACCTCGTGGCGCTGGCTGCAGATACGCCGTCGCCCTTTGGTCCTTCTGTGGATCCGGACGCCGGTGAGGCCGAGGCGGCAAAGGCTGAGCCGAAGCAGGATGATGCGGCCGCTCCCGAGGTCATCGTGGATGCTGAGGGCCTGGCCCACCGCGTTATCGGCGTCCCCGTGCCGCAGGGCAACTACACGTCACTAAAGGCGGCCGACGGCGCTTTGCTGTGGCTCGACTGGGCCCTCGCCGGGGTAACCGGTGACGGCAAAGCCAGCCAGGAGGACAAGGACGCACGCCCCAGCCTGTCCCGTTTCGACCTCGCCCGCCGGAAGCAGACCACCCTGGTGGAGTCTTTGGACAGTTTCCGGCTCTCCGGCGACTGCAGCAAAGTGGTGCTGATCTCCGAGAAGAAGGTCACGGTGGTCCCGGCGGACAAAAAGGTGGACGAGGAATCCGGCGACCTGGTCAAGGTGGACCTGGGCCGGGTCCGGGTAATGATGGAACCGCTCCGCGTCTGGGGCCAGGCCTTCGACGAGGCCTGGCGGCTGCAGCGCGACTTCTTCTGGGCTGAGGACATGGCCGGGCAGGACTGGGAGTCCATCCACAAGCGCTACCGCCCCCTGGTGGACCGCCTGGGATCGCACGATGACCTGGTGGACCTGCTGTGGGAGCTGCACGGCGAACTGGGAACCTCCCACGCGTACGTCAAGCCGGCGCCCGTCACCGAAAACGGCAGCCACGGCCAGGGGCGCCTGGGCGCGGACCTTTCGCTCACCCCGGCCGGCTGGGAAATCACCCGGATCCTTGCCGGCGAGTCCTCGGACCCGCTGGCAACGTCTCCGCTGACCCGGCCCGGCGTGGGCGCCAAGGCAGGCGACATCCTGCTGGCCATCGACGGCGTTCCGCTGTCCGGCTCCGTCACCCCGGCCATGCAACTGGTCGGAGCCGCGGGCCGCGCCGTGGAACTGACACTGCTCAACGGCGCCGCCCACGGAGAACGTGCCGGCACGCAGCGGCGGGTCGCCGTCGTTCCGGTGAAGGATGAGGAGCGCCTGCGGTACCAGGAGTGGGTGGCATCGAACCGGCGGACCGTGCGTGAGGCGTCCGGCGGAACGTTCGGGTACCTGCACATCCCGGACATGATGGCCAACGGCTGGGCCCAGCTCCACCGCGACCTCGACACCGAAACGGCCCTGGACGGGCTCATCGTGGACGTGCGGCGCAACCGCGGCGGGCACACCTCCCAGCTGGTGGCCGAACTGATCGGCCGTAAAGTCACCGGCTGGAGCATGCCGCGCGGAGAAAAGCCGCGGACCTACCCGCACCATGCCCCGCGCGGGCCCGTCATCATCCTCGCCGATGAATTTGCCGGTTCCGACGGCGACATCATCACCCAGGTGTCCAAGCTCCGCGGCATTGGACCTGTGATCGGAACCCGCACCTGGGGCGGAGTTGTGGGCATCGACAACAGGTTCGCCCTGGCCGACGGCACTGGGGTCACGCAGCCGCGGTATGCCAACTGGTTCAGCGGCGGCGTGGGCTGGGGCGTTGAGAACTACGGCGTGGACCCGGACATCGAAGTGGCGTACCCGCCGCACGCCTACGCGGCCGGCCGGGATCCGCAGCTTGAATACGGCATCGGTGCATTGAAGGAAATGGTGCAGGAGCTTCCCACCGACCGCCCGCCGGCCCGCGAGGGCTACCGCCGGCTCCGTCCGGCTCCGCTACCGGCCCGCCGGCCGGGAAGCCGGCAGCCCTAG
- a CDS encoding TIGR01777 family oxidoreductase, whose protein sequence is MRIVIAGASGLIGTHMSATFRGAGHQVISLVRREASSAAEVQWNPAAGELDPKALEGADAVVNLSGAGIGDRPWTRKRVAELFSSRLDPTRTLTNAMRRLDSPPPVFISQSGANYYGDAGNTVLREDAPQGAGTLARICGEWETAAAAAPPGVRVVTPRTGVVLSRKGGALGRLLPLIRLGLGGPLGNGRQYWPWVTLPDVSEAFLFLLESDVSGPVNLCAPEQTDVNALIAALARVLHRPAALRVPAPVLRLVMRDLADELLLGSQRLEPARLLAAGFAWQQPTLAEAAQWVAGKD, encoded by the coding sequence ATGCGCATAGTCATCGCCGGGGCCTCCGGGCTGATCGGAACCCACATGTCCGCAACCTTCCGTGGGGCCGGCCACCAGGTGATTTCCCTGGTGCGGCGCGAAGCCTCCTCGGCGGCGGAAGTTCAGTGGAACCCGGCCGCCGGGGAACTGGACCCCAAGGCACTGGAAGGCGCTGACGCCGTCGTTAATCTTTCCGGTGCCGGTATTGGGGACAGGCCGTGGACGCGAAAACGTGTCGCGGAGCTCTTCAGCTCCCGGCTGGATCCCACCCGGACCCTTACCAACGCCATGCGCCGGCTGGATTCCCCGCCGCCGGTGTTTATCAGCCAGTCCGGCGCCAATTACTACGGTGATGCAGGCAATACCGTGCTTCGCGAAGATGCCCCGCAAGGTGCCGGAACCTTGGCCCGGATCTGTGGTGAGTGGGAGACCGCGGCGGCCGCCGCTCCCCCCGGTGTACGGGTAGTCACTCCGCGCACGGGGGTGGTGCTCAGCCGTAAGGGAGGAGCCCTGGGCAGGCTGCTGCCGCTGATCCGGCTCGGCTTGGGCGGCCCGCTGGGAAACGGCCGACAGTACTGGCCCTGGGTCACCCTGCCGGATGTTTCCGAGGCTTTCCTCTTCCTGCTGGAATCGGACGTCAGCGGACCGGTCAACCTGTGTGCGCCCGAGCAAACCGACGTGAACGCCCTGATTGCTGCTTTGGCCCGCGTCCTGCACCGCCCTGCAGCCCTGCGGGTGCCGGCTCCGGTGCTGCGGTTAGTCATGCGCGACCTGGCCGACGAGCTGCTGCTTGGCAGCCAGCGCCTGGAGCCCGCCCGCCTGTTGGCTGCCGGATTCGCCTGGCAGCAACCGACGCTCGCCGAGGCGGCTCAGTGGGTGGCCGGCAAGGACTAG
- a CDS encoding serine/threonine-protein kinase, whose protein sequence is MEKLQDPGVPGYAVGRLLGHGGSSSVWLVMEERTGREFALKCLRRPARRAARGEAMTEEGIRREIRILSVLDHPHLIKAHSAVRVEDGPDSTAGLIMDYAPAGSLGGLVAARGRLSVGETVTVLTPIAQVLGYLHSKGFTHADVSPGNVLFTGQGKPMLSDVGIARMLGDPASAPGRGTPGFMDPAPVDAVRAGLQPERDVYSAAALGWFCLTGAPPQRTADRPPLTLLVPEVPRELAAALESGLTEDRRLRPTAAALGTAIYRSASPLPLDLASAVHPTVLPKLVTRLHAQASPSRLREKLGGLRRRLATSTWAGWFPAPQKLPFPASNSTVSTTVQAPPSQASGAQRKDQIARDQGIGKPALDKRKGKPTRNQRNNQAALNPGKSRPARVRGRARHAQAERRGPLRRGAVAAAAVSAAVCAWWLVGAGLTAAGPDSPPAGQSAGTAGAYPETPPVEASQRQDPADAARLQAGSLDPGVAVQGLSSLRSLAFSSGRLELLDEVNQPGSGAAAADRRIAERLRASGHTLAGFSTALSQVQAEEGATSASAVMAVTSASSAYEEKDAQGAVVAVGAAGAEQRLRVVLVSVDGKWRVSEILPGP, encoded by the coding sequence ATGGAGAAATTGCAGGACCCGGGTGTCCCCGGGTATGCGGTGGGGCGGTTGCTCGGCCATGGTGGCAGCTCTTCAGTCTGGTTGGTCATGGAGGAACGGACTGGCCGTGAGTTTGCCCTGAAGTGCCTCCGCCGGCCCGCACGGCGGGCAGCACGCGGGGAAGCGATGACCGAAGAGGGGATCCGCCGCGAGATCCGCATCCTGTCAGTGCTGGACCATCCCCACCTCATTAAGGCCCATAGCGCCGTGAGGGTCGAAGACGGGCCTGACAGTACCGCCGGCCTGATCATGGACTACGCACCCGCCGGCTCGCTCGGTGGGCTGGTGGCGGCACGGGGCAGGTTGAGCGTCGGTGAGACGGTTACGGTGTTGACGCCCATCGCACAGGTGCTCGGATACCTGCACAGCAAGGGGTTCACGCATGCCGACGTCTCGCCCGGCAACGTCCTGTTTACGGGCCAGGGGAAGCCGATGCTGTCCGATGTCGGCATCGCCCGGATGCTCGGCGATCCTGCTTCCGCTCCTGGCCGGGGCACGCCTGGTTTTATGGACCCGGCACCCGTAGACGCCGTAAGGGCGGGCCTGCAACCCGAACGCGACGTCTATTCGGCTGCCGCCCTGGGCTGGTTCTGCCTCACGGGGGCTCCTCCGCAACGCACGGCGGACCGTCCGCCGCTGACGCTCCTGGTCCCGGAGGTCCCCAGGGAACTCGCCGCGGCCCTGGAGTCCGGGCTTACCGAAGACCGGCGGCTCCGGCCCACGGCAGCAGCATTAGGGACCGCCATCTACCGAAGCGCTTCGCCGCTGCCTCTTGACCTCGCGTCTGCAGTCCATCCCACAGTCCTTCCTAAACTGGTGACGCGACTGCACGCACAGGCATCGCCCAGCAGACTGCGCGAGAAGCTCGGTGGCTTGCGGCGCCGGCTGGCAACATCGACGTGGGCCGGTTGGTTCCCCGCCCCGCAGAAGCTGCCGTTCCCGGCGTCGAACTCCACCGTGTCCACGACAGTCCAGGCCCCGCCCAGCCAGGCCTCCGGGGCCCAGCGGAAGGACCAGATCGCGCGGGACCAGGGAATAGGCAAGCCCGCGCTGGACAAGCGGAAGGGCAAGCCCACACGGAACCAGCGGAACAACCAGGCCGCGCTGAACCCGGGGAAGAGCCGGCCTGCCAGGGTCCGGGGCAGGGCCCGGCACGCTCAGGCGGAACGCAGGGGACCGCTGCGGCGGGGCGCTGTGGCCGCCGCAGCCGTTTCCGCGGCGGTGTGTGCGTGGTGGCTTGTTGGCGCGGGGCTCACAGCAGCAGGACCGGATTCACCGCCCGCCGGCCAAAGCGCCGGAACCGCGGGTGCCTACCCGGAAACGCCTCCTGTCGAGGCGTCGCAGCGGCAGGACCCGGCCGACGCCGCGCGGCTGCAGGCGGGTTCACTGGATCCCGGAGTGGCAGTCCAGGGACTGTCTTCGCTGAGGTCCCTGGCCTTCAGTTCCGGCAGGCTGGAACTGCTGGACGAAGTGAACCAGCCGGGTTCAGGTGCGGCAGCAGCAGACCGGCGGATTGCCGAGCGCCTACGGGCATCAGGCCACACCCTTGCGGGTTTCTCCACCGCCCTGTCGCAGGTGCAGGCAGAGGAAGGCGCAACATCAGCCAGTGCAGTGATGGCCGTAACGTCCGCCTCGTCCGCCTACGAGGAGAAGGACGCCCAGGGTGCCGTTGTCGCGGTGGGGGCTGCCGGCGCGGAGCAGCGGCTGCGCGTAGTGCTCGTGTCAGTTGACGGCAAGTGGCGGGTCAGCGAAATCCTTCCGGGCCCTTGA
- the lipB gene encoding lipoyl(octanoyl) transferase LipB, whose product MTLEFSQLGLAPDFVDYTRGWAIQSELHDDVVAGKAPSTVLLLEHAPVYTAGKRTEDHERPFDGTPVVPVDRGGKLTWHGPGQLVGYPIIKLKNRAGIRDYVERLESVIIAVLADYGIEAVRIKGRAGVWLTADEKGPDRKIAAIGIRVHEGVTMHGFAINCNNDLTPYSQIIACGITDAGVTTIAQETGYDVAPADLVSRVIEELRKNEDALVATPEGALL is encoded by the coding sequence ATGACTCTTGAGTTTTCACAGCTGGGTCTTGCTCCGGACTTTGTGGACTACACCCGCGGTTGGGCCATTCAGAGCGAACTCCATGACGACGTCGTCGCCGGCAAGGCCCCCAGCACTGTCCTTCTCCTGGAACACGCGCCGGTCTACACGGCCGGCAAACGGACCGAGGACCATGAGCGGCCCTTTGACGGTACCCCCGTTGTCCCGGTGGACCGCGGCGGCAAACTCACCTGGCACGGCCCGGGCCAGCTGGTGGGGTACCCCATCATCAAGCTGAAGAACCGCGCCGGCATCCGTGATTATGTGGAACGCCTCGAGTCCGTGATCATCGCCGTCCTCGCCGACTATGGCATCGAGGCTGTCCGGATCAAAGGCCGTGCCGGGGTCTGGCTCACGGCAGACGAAAAAGGCCCGGACAGGAAGATCGCAGCCATCGGTATCCGCGTCCACGAAGGCGTCACCATGCACGGCTTCGCCATCAACTGCAACAACGATCTCACCCCGTACTCGCAGATCATCGCGTGCGGCATCACCGATGCGGGCGTGACCACCATCGCCCAGGAAACCGGTTATGACGTTGCCCCGGCCGACCTCGTTTCCCGGGTTATCGAAGAACTGCGCAAGAATGAAGACGCCCTGGTCGCTACCCCCGAAGGAGCTCTACTGTGA
- the lipA gene encoding lipoyl synthase translates to MTLAPEGRKLLRVEQRNSAVPVERKPEWIKAKVQMGPEFVQLKNLVKKEGLHTVCEEAGCPNIFECWEDKEATFLIGGSECTRRCDFCQIDTGKPSPVDMFEPTKVARSVQAMQLRYATVTGVARDDLEDEGVWLYAETVRKIHELNPGTGVELLIPDFSGKPEHIAAICDSKPEVFAHNVETVPRIFKRIRPAFRYERSLDVITQGRSLGMVTKSNLILGMGETREEISEALRDLHEAGCDLITITQYLRPSERHLPVDRWVKPQEFVDLQDEATELGFLGVMSGPLVRSSYRAGRLWATAMRKKGRDIPAELAHIAEGIQDSGTTRQEASSLLAAHS, encoded by the coding sequence GTGACATTGGCACCTGAAGGCCGGAAGCTTTTGCGCGTTGAACAGCGTAACTCTGCTGTTCCGGTGGAGCGCAAGCCGGAGTGGATTAAGGCCAAGGTCCAGATGGGCCCGGAGTTCGTCCAGCTCAAGAACCTGGTGAAGAAGGAAGGCCTGCACACGGTCTGCGAAGAGGCCGGTTGTCCCAACATCTTCGAATGCTGGGAGGACAAGGAAGCCACGTTCCTGATCGGCGGGTCCGAGTGCACCCGGCGGTGTGATTTCTGCCAGATCGATACCGGCAAGCCCTCCCCGGTAGACATGTTCGAACCCACCAAGGTGGCCCGGTCCGTGCAGGCCATGCAGCTGCGCTACGCCACCGTCACCGGTGTGGCCCGCGACGACCTCGAGGACGAGGGCGTGTGGCTGTACGCCGAAACGGTCCGGAAGATCCATGAACTGAACCCCGGCACCGGGGTGGAGCTGCTGATCCCGGACTTCTCCGGCAAACCCGAGCACATCGCCGCGATCTGCGACTCCAAGCCCGAGGTGTTCGCGCACAACGTCGAGACCGTGCCGCGGATTTTCAAGCGGATCCGGCCGGCGTTCCGGTACGAGCGGTCCCTGGATGTGATCACGCAGGGCCGGAGCCTGGGCATGGTGACCAAGTCCAACCTGATCCTGGGCATGGGCGAAACCCGCGAGGAGATTTCCGAAGCGCTGCGGGACCTGCATGAGGCCGGGTGTGACCTGATCACCATTACCCAGTACCTGCGCCCGAGTGAGCGGCACCTGCCCGTGGACCGGTGGGTCAAGCCGCAGGAATTCGTGGACCTGCAGGACGAGGCCACCGAGCTGGGCTTCCTGGGCGTGATGTCCGGCCCGCTGGTCCGTTCCTCCTACCGCGCCGGCCGGCTCTGGGCCACCGCCATGCGGAAGAAAGGCCGGGACATCCCCGCCGAACTCGCCCACATCGCCGAGGGCATCCAGGACTCCGGGACCACCCGCCAGGAAGCCAGCTCACTGCTCGCCGCGCATTCCTGA